From a single Mycolicibacterium moriokaense genomic region:
- a CDS encoding pyridoxamine 5'-phosphate oxidase family protein → MGKNERSKIVMGDDEIAEFIERSRTATMATLLPNGRPHLVAMWYAVVDGEIWFETKAKSQKAVNLRRDPTITVMIEDGKTYDTLRGVSIDGTAEIVEDPETVLRVGISVWERYTGPYTDEMRPFVDQMMHNRICVRVVPSRMRSWDHRKLGMPEMPVGGSTAQYL, encoded by the coding sequence GTGGGCAAGAACGAACGTTCAAAAATCGTGATGGGCGATGACGAGATCGCTGAGTTCATCGAGCGCAGCCGTACGGCCACCATGGCCACCCTGCTGCCGAACGGGCGGCCGCACCTGGTCGCGATGTGGTACGCCGTCGTCGACGGAGAGATCTGGTTCGAGACCAAGGCCAAGTCGCAGAAGGCGGTGAACCTGCGCCGTGATCCGACGATCACCGTCATGATCGAGGACGGCAAGACCTACGACACGTTGCGCGGCGTCTCGATCGACGGCACCGCCGAGATTGTCGAGGACCCGGAAACCGTTCTGCGCGTTGGCATCAGCGTGTGGGAGCGCTACACCGGCCCATACACCGACGAGATGCGCCCGTTCGTCGACCAGATGATGCACAACCGGATCTGCGTCCGGGTGGTGCCCAGCAGGATGCGCAGCTGGGACCATCGCAAGCTCGGCATGCCGGAGATGCCCGTCGGCGGCAGCACGGCCCAATACCTCTAA
- a CDS encoding nitroreductase family deazaflavin-dependent oxidoreductase has product MDPKNKPKQLNSPLVAKAMKYAGKAHVWVYRRSGGKIGANWRIGAGLKKPVPTLLLEHTGRKSGKTFVSPLVYITDGDDVIIVASQGGRDTHPQWYHNLVANPDVYIEIGTDRRAVRAEVASPEERARLWPKLVDAYADFDTYQSWADREIPVLVLKPR; this is encoded by the coding sequence ATGGATCCGAAAAACAAGCCCAAGCAACTGAATTCGCCGTTGGTCGCCAAGGCGATGAAGTACGCGGGCAAGGCTCACGTGTGGGTGTATCGGCGCTCGGGCGGAAAGATCGGCGCCAACTGGCGCATCGGCGCGGGGTTGAAGAAGCCGGTGCCGACGCTGCTTCTCGAGCACACCGGGCGCAAGTCCGGGAAGACGTTCGTGTCACCGCTGGTGTACATCACCGACGGCGACGACGTCATCATCGTCGCGTCGCAGGGCGGTCGCGACACGCATCCGCAGTGGTACCACAACCTGGTGGCCAACCCCGACGTGTACATCGAGATCGGCACTGATCGGCGGGCGGTGCGCGCAGAGGTGGCGAGTCCGGAGGAGCGGGCGCGGCTGTGGCCCAAGCTGGTGGACGCCTACGCCGACTTCGACACGTATCAGAGCTGGGCCGATCGCGAGATCCCAGTGCTAGTGCTCAAGCCGCGCTGA
- a CDS encoding coiled-coil domain-containing protein, which produces MTSTTHTTLINQLRTVLDLTHTEIQVAETRVAQARTEAVRKELTQNANNGRIRAEAIEKAIRDLGGFPDTIGPFLGRAAAAVKALTEQAQPFDEALLGDLALEDQLLDRSRYIKALAVAAKNADVQELADRLITAHSATVNWLTTVLAEDALGGPAALRRTPLQAAAGTAVKIVGLPGQWSVQSADRVAELLRSAGPAVDDLVRRAQHAGEVALKAIGASRDAALQTAEGVVRDEGAEQAADALHNARAATGVLDVEELPIPDYDELNLNDAVAAVKELESPADIRAIIAYEEANKNRARLVSAAQTRVAEIAQEVVGIS; this is translated from the coding sequence ATGACGAGCACGACCCACACCACTCTGATCAACCAACTGCGTACCGTTCTCGACTTGACGCACACCGAGATTCAGGTCGCCGAGACCCGCGTTGCGCAGGCACGCACCGAGGCCGTGCGCAAGGAACTGACCCAGAACGCGAACAACGGGCGCATCCGCGCCGAGGCGATCGAGAAGGCGATCCGTGACCTCGGCGGTTTCCCGGACACCATCGGCCCGTTCCTTGGCCGCGCCGCCGCCGCGGTGAAGGCGCTGACCGAGCAGGCACAGCCGTTCGACGAGGCCCTGCTCGGCGACCTCGCGCTCGAGGATCAGCTGCTCGACCGGTCGCGCTACATCAAGGCGCTCGCGGTCGCGGCGAAGAACGCCGACGTCCAGGAGCTGGCCGACCGCCTGATCACCGCGCACTCGGCCACCGTCAACTGGTTGACCACGGTGCTGGCCGAGGACGCACTCGGCGGACCCGCAGCGCTGCGCCGCACACCGCTGCAGGCCGCGGCGGGTACGGCCGTCAAGATCGTCGGCCTGCCCGGACAGTGGTCGGTGCAGTCGGCCGATCGGGTCGCGGAGCTGCTGCGTTCGGCAGGCCCGGCCGTCGATGACCTGGTCCGCCGCGCGCAGCATGCCGGCGAGGTGGCGCTCAAGGCGATCGGCGCATCGCGCGATGCGGCGCTGCAGACCGCCGAGGGCGTCGTCCGGGATGAGGGCGCCGAGCAGGCCGCGGATGCGCTGCACAACGCGCGCGCTGCAACCGGTGTCCTCGACGTCGAGGAGCTGCCGATCCCTGACTACGACGAGCTGAATCTCAACGACGCCGTCGCCGCGGTGAAGGAGCTGGAGTCGCCGGCCGACATCCGCGCGATCATCGCGTACGAGGAAGCGAACAAGAACCGGGCGCGCCTGGTGTCCGCCGCGCAGACCCGCGTTGCGGAGATCGCGCAGGAGGTCGTCGGCATCAGCTAG
- a CDS encoding acyl-CoA thioesterase domain-containing protein, with the protein MTTRDSAVDTAQRGGTPTAFFTPDGDLFAPTRIARGPWGQTISGNYLGGLIGHVIERDAGEPDLQPARLTVDLFRPAALAPLRIDTTVVRQGRRLKLVDAVAVQGDTVVARASALFLRRGEQPVDEIWTSPITMPPPPPTPDPIPRGLHSLVWTYGKEEHTPGPGFGLVAWEHTGPKHIWVRDIRPLVDGEELTPFTRASMAGDMASSLTHYGPNGLQFINADYTLTLSRLPESPYIGLTAMTHSSHAGVATGVATIVDEFGTIGSATATALSNPGFDPPHP; encoded by the coding sequence ATGACGACTCGGGACAGTGCTGTCGACACAGCGCAGCGCGGCGGCACGCCAACGGCCTTCTTCACGCCGGACGGCGACCTGTTCGCGCCCACGCGGATTGCGCGCGGGCCATGGGGCCAGACGATCAGCGGCAACTACCTCGGCGGGCTGATCGGTCACGTCATCGAACGCGACGCCGGGGAGCCCGACCTTCAGCCGGCTCGCCTGACCGTCGACCTCTTCCGGCCTGCGGCACTCGCGCCGCTGCGCATCGACACCACCGTCGTCCGGCAGGGTCGTCGCCTGAAACTGGTCGACGCCGTTGCCGTTCAAGGCGACACCGTCGTCGCGCGGGCCAGCGCATTGTTTCTGCGCCGCGGTGAGCAACCGGTCGACGAGATCTGGACTTCACCGATCACCATGCCGCCACCGCCGCCGACACCGGATCCCATCCCCCGCGGGCTGCATTCCCTGGTGTGGACCTACGGCAAGGAGGAGCACACACCGGGTCCCGGCTTCGGGCTCGTCGCCTGGGAACACACCGGCCCCAAACACATCTGGGTGCGCGACATCCGTCCGCTCGTCGACGGCGAAGAACTGACCCCGTTCACCCGGGCGTCGATGGCCGGTGACATGGCCAGCTCGCTAACCCATTACGGCCCAAACGGTTTGCAGTTCATCAACGCCGACTACACGTTGACGCTCAGCCGCCTGCCGGAGAGTCCGTACATCGGTCTGACCGCGATGACCCACTCCAGTCACGCCGGGGTGGCGACCGGTGTCGCCACCATCGTCGACGAGTTCGGCACGATCGGCAGTGCGACGGCCACCGCGCTGTCTAACCCCGGCTTCGATCCCCCGCACCCGTAG
- a CDS encoding GNAT family N-acetyltransferase — protein sequence MATDKTGATTTVSQEADRFTISVDGTVAGFTEIVDRDGRRTFTHTEVDDAFQGRGLASILIAEALEQTRDAGLRIVPVCSMVASYVKKHPEFDDVVDAADA from the coding sequence ATGGCAACCGACAAGACCGGCGCGACCACCACCGTCAGCCAAGAGGCCGACCGCTTCACCATCTCCGTGGACGGCACCGTCGCCGGCTTCACCGAGATCGTCGACCGTGACGGTCGGCGCACCTTCACCCACACCGAGGTCGACGACGCGTTCCAGGGCCGCGGCCTGGCCTCGATCCTGATCGCCGAGGCGTTGGAGCAGACGCGCGACGCCGGCCTGCGGATCGTGCCGGTGTGTTCGATGGTCGCCTCCTACGTGAAGAAGCATCCCGAGTTCGACGACGTGGTCGACGCCGCCGACGCGTAG
- a CDS encoding MBL fold metallo-hydrolase: MCDDGGTAADALASAPRRAEGTAVDPIALAPVDELVITTLVDNSYDMLMTDVGPARRTGMGKVAPVAAPQFEEGRSTPGLIAEHGFSALVTTRRENRTHTVLFDTGISPEGMATNFARMDLDASAIEAVVLSHGHPDHDGGFPGLARLRGRSGLPLAVHPLVFSRRRFALPNAPALELPTLSRTALEAEGFEVIERRQPSLLLDGSVLITGEVDRTTEFERGLPGHQALRDGRWEPDPLVLDEQALVVHVRGRGLVVLTGCGHAGAVNIARHALRLTGVDRLHALLGGFHLGGKAFEPIIEPTVDAFRELRPDVLVPAHCTGWKAQHRLAAALPDAFVPNAVGTSFTFAEAA, from the coding sequence ATGTGTGACGACGGCGGCACCGCCGCAGACGCCCTGGCCTCCGCACCCCGTCGAGCGGAGGGCACCGCGGTTGACCCGATCGCACTCGCGCCGGTCGACGAACTCGTGATCACGACGTTGGTGGACAACAGCTACGACATGTTGATGACCGACGTGGGTCCGGCCCGCCGGACCGGGATGGGCAAGGTGGCGCCGGTGGCAGCCCCGCAGTTCGAGGAGGGCCGCTCGACGCCGGGACTGATCGCCGAGCACGGTTTCTCGGCGCTGGTGACGACGCGTCGTGAGAATCGAACGCACACAGTGCTTTTCGATACAGGCATTTCACCGGAGGGTATGGCGACCAACTTCGCACGTATGGATCTGGACGCGTCGGCGATCGAGGCCGTCGTGCTCAGCCACGGCCATCCCGACCATGACGGCGGCTTCCCCGGGCTGGCACGGCTCCGCGGCCGCAGCGGACTGCCCCTCGCGGTGCACCCGCTGGTGTTCAGCCGGCGCCGGTTCGCACTGCCGAACGCGCCCGCGCTGGAACTGCCGACGCTGAGCCGCACAGCGCTGGAGGCCGAGGGGTTCGAGGTGATCGAGCGGCGCCAGCCGTCGCTGCTCCTCGACGGATCGGTGCTGATCACCGGCGAGGTGGACCGCACCACGGAGTTCGAGCGCGGGCTGCCGGGCCACCAGGCGCTGCGCGACGGTCGCTGGGAGCCCGACCCGCTGGTGCTCGACGAGCAGGCGCTGGTGGTGCATGTCCGCGGCAGGGGGCTGGTGGTACTGACCGGCTGCGGTCACGCCGGCGCGGTGAACATCGCGCGGCACGCCCTGCGGCTGACCGGCGTGGACCGCCTGCATGCCCTGCTCGGTGGGTTCCACCTCGGCGGAAAGGCCTTCGAGCCCATCATCGAACCGACCGTCGACGCGTTCCGCGAGTTGCGGCCCGACGTCCTGGTTCCCGCACACTGCACTGGTTGGAAGGCGCAGCATCGGTTGGCGGCGGCGCTGCCCGACGCGTTCGTGCCCAACGCCGTGGGGACGTCGTTCACCTTCGCCGAGGCGGCTTAG
- a CDS encoding pirin family protein yields MSNIDPAPAEVACAPSAFTGVLHAREVPLGGPRAIRVRRTLPQRERSLIGAWCFADHYGPHDVRSGPGMDVPPHPHTGLQTVSWLFSGEVEHRDSAGVHAMVRPGELNLMTAGAGICHSEVSTSATTVLHGAQLWVALPDAARDTGRDFAHFAPEPLSLGDATLRVFLGELADVRSPVHTFTPLLGAQLDLEPGADLRLDVDRDFEHGVLLDQGKVEVAGTALNVADLAFQPTGCDQLHIVNRDDGPARVLLLGGTPFPEQLVMWWNFVGRSHEDIATYRQQWQEHDDRFGSVEGYVGPTTRLPAPPLPNVTLRPRPNPAP; encoded by the coding sequence GTGAGCAACATCGACCCGGCGCCTGCTGAAGTCGCCTGTGCGCCATCGGCATTCACGGGCGTGCTGCACGCTCGGGAAGTGCCGCTGGGCGGCCCGCGGGCGATCCGGGTCCGCCGGACCTTGCCGCAGCGGGAGCGGTCGCTGATCGGGGCGTGGTGCTTCGCCGACCACTACGGACCGCATGACGTCCGCAGCGGTCCCGGCATGGACGTGCCGCCGCATCCGCACACCGGTTTGCAGACGGTCAGTTGGCTGTTCAGCGGGGAGGTGGAGCACCGGGACAGTGCCGGTGTGCACGCGATGGTGCGGCCGGGTGAGCTCAACTTGATGACGGCGGGCGCGGGAATCTGCCACTCCGAGGTGTCGACATCGGCGACCACCGTCTTGCACGGCGCGCAGCTGTGGGTGGCGTTGCCCGACGCCGCCCGCGACACCGGCCGCGACTTCGCGCACTTCGCCCCGGAGCCGCTGTCGCTGGGCGATGCCACGCTGCGGGTGTTCCTCGGCGAGCTCGCCGACGTTCGTTCGCCTGTGCATACGTTCACGCCGCTACTCGGTGCGCAGCTCGACCTCGAGCCGGGCGCCGACCTGAGGCTCGATGTTGACCGCGACTTCGAGCATGGCGTGCTGCTCGACCAGGGCAAGGTCGAGGTCGCGGGCACCGCCCTCAACGTCGCCGATCTCGCGTTCCAGCCCACGGGCTGCGACCAGCTGCACATCGTCAACCGCGATGACGGCCCCGCTCGCGTCCTGCTGCTGGGCGGCACACCGTTTCCCGAGCAGTTGGTGATGTGGTGGAACTTTGTCGGCCGCAGCCACGAGGACATCGCGACGTACCGCCAGCAGTGGCAGGAACACGACGACCGGTTCGGCTCGGTCGAGGGCTACGTCGGGCCGACGACCCGGCTGCCCGCGCCTCCCCTACCGAACGTGACGTTGCGACCGCGTCCGAATCCCGCGCCCTAA
- a CDS encoding EVE domain-containing protein translates to MTNWINTVSRGHVERGVRGRFTQANHGKPHMLRKMERGDWIIFYSPKTDYPEGDPLQAFTAIGQVVDDEPYQTEVASDFQPWRRNVDFLECTETPIRPLLEKLNFIEDKSRWGYKFRTGVFTIDDHDFEVLRSAMTGSR, encoded by the coding sequence ATGACGAACTGGATAAACACGGTCAGTCGTGGCCACGTCGAGCGTGGGGTGCGCGGGCGTTTCACACAGGCCAACCACGGCAAGCCGCACATGTTGCGCAAGATGGAACGGGGCGACTGGATCATCTTCTATTCGCCGAAAACCGACTATCCAGAGGGTGATCCGCTGCAGGCCTTCACCGCTATCGGACAAGTCGTCGACGATGAGCCCTACCAGACCGAAGTGGCGTCCGACTTCCAGCCGTGGCGCCGCAACGTCGACTTCCTCGAGTGCACCGAAACGCCGATCCGGCCGCTGCTGGAGAAGCTGAACTTCATCGAGGACAAGTCGCGGTGGGGCTACAAGTTCCGGACGGGGGTGTTCACGATTGACGACCACGATTTCGAAGTGCTCCGTTCGGCGATGACGGGCTCGAGGTGA
- a CDS encoding DUF5313 domain-containing protein gives MNSTTKRPGPLQYIAYIYGKRLPDSMRMWVAHDLADHGAVRRHMIRMAIPPFLVLAPFWLLPASLYVHMEMTVPIYIWALLMALALNKVWRRYRLAQHGWDPNLVDEINRKKNAAMHEAYARKYGPRPQEARWQANSSPF, from the coding sequence ATGAACTCGACGACGAAGAGGCCGGGTCCGCTGCAGTACATCGCCTACATCTACGGCAAGCGTCTGCCCGACTCGATGCGCATGTGGGTGGCTCACGACCTCGCCGACCACGGAGCTGTCCGGCGGCACATGATCCGCATGGCGATACCGCCGTTCCTGGTGCTCGCCCCGTTCTGGTTACTGCCGGCGTCGCTCTACGTGCACATGGAGATGACGGTGCCGATCTACATCTGGGCCCTGCTGATGGCGCTCGCACTGAACAAGGTGTGGCGGCGCTATCGGCTCGCACAGCACGGTTGGGACCCCAACCTGGTGGACGAGATCAACCGCAAGAAGAACGCCGCCATGCACGAGGCCTACGCCCGCAAGTACGGGCCGCGTCCGCAAGAGGCGCGCTGGCAGGCGAACAGCAGCCCGTTCTAG
- a CDS encoding MarR family winged helix-turn-helix transcriptional regulator: MTVMDAAVDPLALERQVCFALAVTNRAVLAVYRPLLEPLGLTHPQYLVMLALWDHHKSNAERPLTVKEIASTLQLDSATLSPMLKRLEALGFITRSRSATDERATDVRLTKVGIQLRRRALKIPPAVVERLGVGLDELEQLHDVLTRVNAAALAAGTLDERKDPR; the protein is encoded by the coding sequence ATGACTGTCATGGACGCGGCCGTCGATCCCCTCGCCCTCGAACGGCAGGTGTGTTTCGCGTTGGCGGTCACCAACCGTGCGGTGTTGGCGGTCTACCGTCCGCTGCTCGAACCGCTCGGCCTCACCCACCCGCAGTACCTCGTGATGCTCGCGCTGTGGGATCACCACAAGTCGAATGCGGAGCGGCCACTGACGGTCAAGGAGATCGCCTCGACGCTGCAATTGGATTCGGCCACGTTGTCGCCGATGCTCAAGCGGCTGGAGGCGCTCGGGTTCATCACCCGCTCGCGCAGTGCAACCGATGAACGTGCCACCGACGTCCGGCTGACCAAAGTGGGTATCCAGCTGCGTCGCCGCGCGCTGAAGATTCCGCCCGCGGTGGTGGAACGCCTCGGCGTCGGCCTCGACGAACTCGAACAGCTGCACGACGTACTCACCCGTGTCAATGCTGCGGCGCTGGCGGCGGGAACTCTCGATGAAAGGAAGGATCCGCGATGA
- a CDS encoding acyl-CoA carboxylase subunit beta: MPNDPIRADYAELLQRRALTEDAARPDAVERRHASNGRTARENIADLVDPDSFVEYGRFAIAAQRHRRDLADLIARTPADGLVAGTARINGDLFGEDRAACAVLSYDYTVLAGTQGSLGHRKKDRLFELIERMRLPTVFFAEGGGGRPGDTDYPTVSALDTRAFKLWAALSGLVPRIAIVKGRCFAGNAVIAGCSDLIVATEDTSIGMGGPAMIAGGGLGNVHPDEVGPIRMQEPNGVVDVVVADEAEAVAVTKRLLAYFQGTTAPGHAGDQTALRTMVPERARRAYPVNPIIETLADDGSVTFLRPRFAAEMVTALARIDGRAVGIIANNSMVMAGAITAAASDKAARFLQLCDTFGLPVVSLIDGPGYMVGPAAEAEALVRRASRMLVAGAAMSVPVVAVVMRRGYGLGAQAMTGGSLHEPVLTVAWAGAHLGPMGLEGAVRLGLRKELEAIAVEEKREERVRQATAAAQENAKALNAAQLFEIDDVIDPADTRRLIIDTLAAATMHEPRRPDRRFIDTW; this comes from the coding sequence ATGCCCAACGACCCGATTCGCGCCGACTATGCCGAGTTGTTGCAGCGCCGAGCGCTGACCGAGGATGCGGCGCGGCCCGACGCCGTCGAACGCAGGCACGCGAGCAACGGTCGCACCGCCAGGGAGAACATCGCCGATCTAGTCGACCCCGACTCGTTCGTCGAATACGGCCGCTTCGCGATCGCCGCCCAGCGCCACCGGCGCGACCTTGCCGACCTGATCGCGAGGACCCCGGCCGACGGGTTGGTGGCAGGCACCGCACGCATCAACGGCGATCTCTTCGGCGAGGACCGCGCGGCCTGCGCAGTGCTGTCCTACGACTACACGGTGCTCGCCGGTACGCAGGGTTCGTTGGGCCACCGCAAGAAGGACCGCCTCTTCGAACTCATCGAGCGCATGCGCCTGCCGACGGTGTTCTTCGCCGAGGGCGGCGGGGGACGACCGGGCGACACCGACTACCCCACCGTCTCGGCCCTCGACACCCGCGCGTTCAAGCTCTGGGCCGCGCTGTCGGGTCTGGTGCCGCGCATCGCGATCGTCAAGGGCCGCTGCTTCGCGGGCAACGCCGTGATTGCCGGCTGTTCGGATCTGATCGTCGCGACGGAGGACACCTCCATCGGTATGGGCGGGCCGGCGATGATCGCGGGCGGCGGGCTCGGCAACGTCCACCCTGACGAGGTCGGCCCGATCCGCATGCAGGAGCCCAACGGCGTGGTGGACGTCGTCGTCGCCGACGAGGCGGAGGCGGTCGCCGTCACCAAACGGCTGCTCGCCTACTTCCAGGGCACGACCGCACCGGGTCACGCAGGCGACCAAACAGCCTTGCGCACAATGGTTCCCGAGCGGGCACGCCGTGCCTATCCGGTGAATCCGATCATCGAGACGCTGGCCGATGATGGGTCGGTGACGTTCCTGCGGCCGCGATTCGCCGCCGAGATGGTGACGGCGCTGGCGCGAATCGACGGGCGCGCTGTTGGCATCATCGCGAACAACTCGATGGTGATGGCCGGCGCGATCACCGCGGCCGCATCGGACAAGGCGGCGCGCTTCCTGCAACTGTGCGACACCTTCGGGCTGCCGGTGGTCTCGCTGATCGACGGCCCGGGCTACATGGTGGGTCCCGCGGCCGAGGCCGAGGCGCTGGTGCGCCGCGCGTCGCGCATGCTCGTCGCCGGGGCCGCTATGAGTGTGCCGGTCGTGGCGGTGGTGATGCGTCGCGGTTACGGCCTTGGCGCGCAAGCGATGACGGGCGGCAGCTTGCACGAACCCGTCCTCACCGTTGCGTGGGCGGGGGCGCATCTCGGGCCTATGGGACTCGAAGGTGCGGTGCGACTCGGTCTGCGCAAGGAGCTCGAGGCGATCGCCGTCGAGGAGAAACGCGAGGAGCGGGTGCGTCAGGCCACCGCAGCGGCCCAGGAGAATGCCAAGGCGCTCAACGCCGCTCAGCTCTTCGAGATCGACGATGTGATCGACCCGGCCGACACCCGCCGGCTCATCATCGACACGTTGGCGGCGGCCACCATGCACGAACCGCGCCGCCCGGATCGACGCTTCATCGACACCTGGTAG
- a CDS encoding WhiB family transcriptional regulator: protein MNTTHWDETPVGACTQDPERWTTSADEQAKAICRACPRRWLCARDACELPRAEGLWAGIVIPEGGRGRTFALRQLRSLAERNGQQVRARRYYYAETA from the coding sequence ATGAACACAACGCACTGGGACGAGACGCCGGTGGGTGCCTGCACACAGGATCCCGAGCGGTGGACGACCTCGGCGGACGAACAGGCCAAGGCGATCTGCCGGGCATGCCCGCGCCGTTGGCTGTGCGCCCGCGACGCGTGCGAGTTACCTCGCGCCGAAGGTCTGTGGGCCGGCATCGTGATCCCCGAAGGGGGTCGCGGCAGAACGTTTGCCCTGCGCCAGCTGCGGTCGCTCGCCGAGCGCAACGGCCAGCAGGTCCGCGCACGTCGCTACTACTATGCGGAAACCGCCTGA
- a CDS encoding helix-turn-helix domain-containing protein, translating to MTDPESTDVLDPGMLRAGAAAAARRRELDISQRSLAADGIINAGALIAFEKGRSWPRERTRAKLEEVLQWPPGTIARLRRGESVNAEHPGESPGHIGDDIPLIAQAVVTAVNTFGTAVDALPPVEDPDFTPRATKILADLRQLEAVAARAARISKVSPALIKALSAVRTRYDQLMLRAARAPHATVGQRLYAARRGANLTILETAQAAGVSEQDIINAEAEEPVSADAVRDIEALIDQLH from the coding sequence ATGACCGACCCGGAGTCGACCGACGTCCTGGATCCGGGGATGCTGCGGGCGGGCGCGGCCGCCGCGGCCCGCCGCCGCGAGCTCGACATCAGCCAGCGCAGCCTGGCGGCGGACGGGATCATCAACGCCGGCGCGCTGATCGCGTTCGAGAAGGGCCGCAGCTGGCCGCGCGAGCGCACCCGAGCAAAGCTCGAAGAAGTGCTGCAATGGCCGCCGGGAACGATCGCACGGCTGCGGCGGGGCGAGTCGGTCAACGCCGAGCACCCGGGCGAATCACCCGGACACATCGGCGACGACATCCCGCTGATCGCACAGGCGGTGGTCACCGCGGTGAACACCTTCGGCACCGCGGTCGATGCTCTGCCGCCCGTCGAGGATCCCGACTTCACCCCCCGCGCCACCAAAATCCTCGCGGATCTGCGACAGCTCGAGGCGGTGGCGGCGAGGGCGGCCCGGATCAGCAAGGTGTCACCGGCGTTGATCAAAGCGCTCAGTGCGGTGCGCACACGCTACGACCAACTCATGCTGCGCGCTGCCCGCGCGCCGCACGCCACCGTCGGGCAGCGGCTGTACGCGGCGCGTCGCGGCGCCAATCTCACCATCCTCGAAACCGCCCAAGCCGCAGGCGTTTCCGAGCAGGACATCATCAATGCCGAGGCAGAGGAACCCGTGTCTGCCGACGCCGTCCGAGACATCGAAGCATTGATCGACCAGCTGCACTGA
- a CDS encoding MinD/ParA family ATP-binding protein translates to MTDRDDELRRRLGWTGPEATDHEADDPEPAPASTWQVQESPRDDSPPTETWDAVRGPTPEAPTTDSGPPPHFRAPEDRGGNFRQPPPRYGPPPGVPRGTGPLPPPPAPGPWGQRPPPQQYPPFQGGPPPGQPWGPGGYGPDNPMAPASYAERIRPDELVRPRRVPPGRGWRLALYKATFGVLNLGPGPDEIREAELIAKIRAPMRGHFKVGVMGKGGVGKTTVSASIGSVFAELRQDDRVVAIDADTAFGKLGSRVDPRAQGSYWELASDQHIETFADIRNRVGNNAAGLFVLAGEGTPARRRVLDPAIYREATSRLDRYFTISIIDCSSTMDSPVTQEVLRDLDALIVVSSPWVDGAAVAGQTLDWLAARGLTALLQRTVVVLNDSDGHADKRTRSILAQQFSGQGQVVIEVPFDGHLRPGGVIDRTAEMSTATRRRFIEVAAALAEHYPTQDDRSRDRH, encoded by the coding sequence GTGACCGACCGCGATGACGAGTTGCGGAGAAGGCTCGGATGGACCGGCCCCGAGGCCACCGACCACGAGGCCGACGACCCGGAACCGGCCCCGGCTTCCACGTGGCAGGTGCAGGAGAGTCCACGCGACGACTCACCCCCGACCGAGACCTGGGACGCGGTCCGCGGCCCGACACCCGAAGCGCCGACAACGGATTCGGGTCCTCCGCCTCATTTCAGAGCTCCCGAGGACCGGGGTGGCAACTTCCGTCAACCGCCGCCCCGCTATGGCCCACCCCCGGGAGTACCACGCGGCACCGGACCGCTGCCGCCTCCGCCCGCACCCGGACCGTGGGGTCAGCGGCCACCCCCGCAGCAGTATCCGCCCTTCCAGGGCGGTCCACCGCCGGGCCAACCGTGGGGTCCCGGCGGCTACGGTCCCGACAACCCCATGGCGCCGGCCTCCTACGCCGAGCGGATACGACCTGACGAGCTGGTTCGACCCCGTCGTGTCCCACCGGGTCGCGGGTGGCGTCTGGCGCTGTACAAGGCCACCTTCGGGGTCCTCAATCTGGGCCCGGGTCCTGACGAGATCCGCGAGGCGGAGCTCATCGCGAAGATCCGCGCGCCGATGCGGGGGCACTTCAAGGTCGGCGTGATGGGCAAGGGCGGGGTCGGCAAGACCACGGTGTCGGCGAGTATCGGTTCGGTCTTCGCCGAACTGCGCCAGGACGACCGCGTGGTGGCCATCGATGCCGACACCGCGTTCGGGAAGCTCGGCAGCCGCGTCGACCCCCGGGCACAGGGCTCCTATTGGGAGCTGGCGTCCGATCAACACATCGAGACGTTCGCCGACATCCGAAATCGGGTGGGCAACAACGCCGCCGGCCTGTTCGTTCTGGCCGGCGAGGGAACTCCGGCCCGTCGGCGCGTGTTGGATCCGGCGATCTACCGGGAAGCGACGTCTCGACTGGACCGGTATTTCACGATCTCGATCATCGACTGCAGCTCCACCATGGACAGTCCGGTCACCCAGGAGGTATTGCGCGACCTCGACGCCTTGATCGTGGTCTCGTCGCCGTGGGTCGATGGCGCGGCCGTGGCCGGCCAGACCCTGGATTGGCTGGCCGCACGGGGGCTCACCGCTCTGCTGCAACGCACGGTCGTCGTGCTCAACGATTCCGACGGCCACGCTGACAAGCGGACGCGTTCGATTCTGGCGCAACAGTTTTCGGGTCAGGGCCAGGTCGTCATCGAGGTGCCTTTCGACGGACATCTGCGGCCGGGTGGCGTCATCGACCGCACCGCCGAGATGTCGACGGCGACGAGGCGTCGCTTCATCGAGGTCGCCGCCGCACTTGCCGAGCACTACCCGACCCAGGACGACCGCAGCCGAGACCGCCACTGA